A section of the Lepidochelys kempii isolate rLepKem1 chromosome 4, rLepKem1.hap2, whole genome shotgun sequence genome encodes:
- the HOPX gene encoding homeodomain-only protein isoform X2 — MATEQLMGPTEEQLEILEYNFSKVNKHPDPTTLCLIAAEAGLSEEETLKWFKQRLAEWRKSEGLPSECGSVRD, encoded by the exons ATGGCCACTGAGCAGCTGATGGGCCCCACGGAGGAGCAGCTGGAGATCCTGGAGTATAACTTCAGCAAGGTCAACAAGCACCCGGACCCCACCACCCTGTGCCTCATCGCCGCCGAGGCGGGGCTGTCCGAGGAGGAGACCCTG AAATGGTTCAAGCAGCGCCTTGCAGAGTGGAGAAAATCCGAAGGGCTCCCTTCAGAGTGTGGATCCGTTAGAGACTAA